A window from Citrobacter amalonaticus encodes these proteins:
- a CDS encoding autotransporter outer membrane beta-barrel domain-containing protein, whose translation MKIKYLHHPKSMLAIAVALAVQTAAAANVDNINLLAVTPPTGGNSIVLVNNNDTLTLSNTENTESYWNNFSTLRVGDASAGSMIIDGRDILTTTGAEIGRAATGSVTLTNGATWELNNSLIQIGLEGGTGILNVHNGSKITGIAGLRVGEFYETGEGLLSIDGANSSVATNHIIVGDQNHGKLLITNGGKLSTTEHMSIGYVGVTDNSNRNGFGETLVDGAGSTLDVATAINLGGFSTANNTAKGILTVSNGATVKSGSLIRLAYGNGSTGILNIGGAQGEAEQAAGNIEASRIYLMNNSGLSTALLNFNHSSQDFVLASRIYGNGEVNHVGSGITTLTGANTYSGNTLVSRGTLRAGAENTFSAASDYTVSEGASLDLNGYSQTLNSLDLAGTVTLSSPSQARAAFTPTTLTIAGNYAGNNGLLALRTVLGDDLSATDKMIVRGDTSGTTRVSVTNAGGGGSQTVEGIPIVEVEGASNGTFVKEGRIVAGAYDYNIIKKNNQNWHLTSEAIPDPLPPDEPAPASPETPEQPIPQPGEHQYRPETGSYLANTLAANTLFTTRLHDRLGETQYTDVFTGEQKVTSLWMRHIGGHNRFKDSSGQISTQSNRYVMQLGGDIAQWSTDGLDRWHLGLMAGYANSKSRSHSSLTGYTSRGEISGYSAGLYGTWYANDADKTGAYVDGWLLYNWFDNTVSGQGLASEKYDSDGITASVETGYTWKLAEFSERNALYIQPKAQITWMDVQADTHVEKNGTRVVDKTDGNLQTRLGVKAYLQGHNAMDDGKGRTFQPFVEVNWVHNTQNYSVQMDDISNDVKGSRNIGELKAGVEGQLTKNVTLWGNVAQQIGDNGYKDTQGMLGLKYSF comes from the coding sequence ATGAAAATTAAATACTTGCACCACCCAAAATCAATGCTCGCAATCGCTGTGGCACTGGCTGTACAAACTGCCGCCGCAGCGAATGTGGATAATATCAATCTGTTAGCTGTTACCCCTCCGACCGGAGGCAACAGTATTGTCCTTGTTAATAATAATGACACACTCACCCTTTCTAACACAGAAAATACTGAGAGTTACTGGAATAACTTCAGTACATTACGTGTTGGAGACGCTAGCGCCGGATCAATGATCATTGACGGGCGGGATATTCTGACAACAACAGGGGCGGAAATTGGCCGTGCGGCGACAGGCTCCGTGACATTAACCAATGGCGCAACCTGGGAACTGAATAATTCGTTAATTCAAATTGGTCTGGAGGGCGGTACCGGCATACTGAATGTACATAACGGTAGCAAAATCACCGGTATTGCTGGATTACGCGTTGGCGAATTTTACGAAACGGGAGAGGGTCTACTTTCCATCGACGGTGCTAATTCATCCGTTGCGACCAACCATATTATCGTTGGGGATCAGAATCACGGTAAATTATTGATTACCAATGGAGGTAAACTCTCAACGACGGAGCACATGAGTATTGGTTACGTCGGCGTGACAGATAATAGTAATCGCAACGGTTTTGGTGAAACATTGGTCGACGGCGCGGGCTCCACCCTGGATGTGGCAACGGCCATCAATCTGGGCGGATTCTCTACAGCGAATAACACCGCGAAGGGGATCCTCACCGTCAGCAATGGGGCAACCGTTAAGTCCGGATCGTTGATCCGTCTCGCCTATGGCAACGGTAGTACCGGGATTTTAAATATCGGCGGCGCGCAGGGCGAAGCCGAACAGGCGGCGGGTAACATTGAGGCGTCTCGAATTTATCTAATGAATAACAGCGGCTTAAGCACCGCTCTTCTGAACTTTAACCACTCAAGTCAGGACTTCGTGCTGGCATCACGAATCTACGGTAATGGTGAAGTCAATCATGTTGGGTCCGGTATCACCACGCTCACAGGAGCCAATACCTACAGCGGCAACACGCTTGTCTCCAGAGGGACGCTGCGCGCAGGTGCGGAGAATACGTTTAGCGCCGCGTCAGATTACACCGTCAGCGAAGGCGCCAGTCTGGATCTCAATGGTTATTCGCAAACCCTGAACTCGCTGGATCTGGCAGGTACAGTAACGCTCTCCTCCCCATCACAAGCCAGAGCGGCCTTTACGCCGACCACGTTAACCATCGCGGGCAACTACGCGGGTAACAACGGTCTGCTGGCCTTGCGTACCGTACTGGGTGATGACCTTTCCGCGACTGATAAAATGATTGTCCGTGGTGACACCAGTGGCACTACACGTGTCAGCGTCACCAACGCTGGCGGCGGCGGTTCGCAGACGGTAGAAGGCATCCCCATTGTGGAAGTGGAAGGTGCCTCTAACGGGACCTTCGTCAAAGAAGGTCGTATCGTCGCGGGTGCTTACGATTACAACATCATTAAAAAGAACAACCAGAACTGGCATCTGACCAGCGAGGCGATTCCGGATCCGTTACCGCCAGATGAACCCGCGCCAGCCTCACCAGAAACGCCAGAGCAGCCTATTCCCCAGCCTGGTGAACATCAGTATCGCCCGGAAACCGGCAGCTATCTGGCGAACACCCTTGCCGCCAACACGCTGTTCACCACCCGGCTTCACGATCGTCTGGGCGAAACCCAGTACACTGACGTCTTTACAGGCGAACAGAAAGTCACCAGCCTGTGGATGCGCCACATTGGCGGACATAACCGCTTCAAAGACAGTTCCGGGCAGATCAGCACCCAGAGTAACCGCTACGTGATGCAACTGGGCGGCGATATCGCGCAATGGAGCACCGACGGCCTCGATCGCTGGCATCTGGGTCTGATGGCCGGTTACGCCAACAGCAAGAGCCGCAGCCACTCCAGCCTGACCGGCTACACCTCTCGCGGGGAAATCAGCGGCTACAGCGCCGGTCTGTACGGCACCTGGTATGCCAACGACGCCGATAAAACCGGTGCGTATGTCGATGGCTGGCTGCTCTACAACTGGTTTGATAACACCGTGTCCGGACAGGGTCTGGCGTCTGAAAAGTATGATTCAGACGGCATCACCGCCTCTGTCGAAACAGGCTACACCTGGAAACTGGCCGAATTCAGCGAGCGTAACGCGCTGTACATCCAGCCTAAAGCGCAAATCACCTGGATGGACGTGCAGGCTGATACGCACGTTGAGAAAAACGGCACCCGGGTGGTGGATAAAACCGACGGCAACCTGCAAACGCGTCTTGGCGTCAAAGCCTACCTGCAAGGCCATAACGCCATGGATGACGGCAAAGGCCGCACCTTCCAGCCGTTCGTCGAAGTCAACTGGGTCCACAACACGCAGAATTACAGCGTGCAGATGGATGACATCAGCAACGACGTGAAAGGCAGCCGCAATATTGGCGAGCTGAAAGCCGGTGTTGAAGGCCAACTGACGAAGAACGTCACCCTGTGGGGTAACGTTGCCCAACAGATTGGCGATAACGGTTATAAAGATACGCAAGGTATGCTGGGGCTGAAATACAGCTTCTAA
- the speG gene encoding spermidine N1-acetyltransferase, which yields MTSALSVKLRPLEREDLRFVHQLDNNASVMRYWFEEPYEAFVELSDLYDKHIHDQSERRFVVECDGEKAGLVELVEINHVHRRAEFQIIISPEYQGKGLASRAAKLAMDYGFTVLNLYKLYLIVDKENEKAIHIYRKLGFMVEGELIHEFFINGEYRNTIRMCIFQHQYLAEHRSPGSTMLKPTAQ from the coding sequence ATGACAAGCGCCCTCAGTGTTAAGCTGCGCCCGCTGGAGCGTGAAGATTTACGTTTTGTCCATCAACTTGACAACAACGCCAGCGTGATGCGCTACTGGTTTGAAGAGCCTTACGAAGCGTTCGTCGAGTTGTCCGATCTCTACGATAAGCACATTCACGATCAAAGTGAACGCCGTTTCGTCGTGGAATGTGATGGCGAAAAAGCGGGCCTGGTCGAACTGGTTGAAATTAACCATGTCCACCGTCGGGCTGAATTTCAGATCATTATTTCCCCGGAATACCAGGGAAAAGGTCTCGCCTCACGGGCCGCTAAACTGGCGATGGACTACGGATTTACCGTACTTAACCTCTATAAGCTGTACCTCATCGTTGATAAAGAGAACGAGAAGGCGATCCACATCTACCGTAAGCTGGGCTTTATGGTCGAAGGCGAGCTGATTCATGAATTCTTTATCAACGGGGAATACCGCAATACGATCCGGATGTGTATCTTCCAGCATCAGTACCTGGCAGAGCATCGCTCGCCGGGATCGACGATGCTAAAACCTACCGCGCAGTAA
- the rspA gene encoding starvation-sensing protein RspA — MKIVGAEVFVTCPGRNFVTLKITTEDGITGLGDATLNGRELSVASYLKDHLCPQLIGRDAHRIEDIWQFFYKGAYWRRGPVTMSAISAVDMALWDIKAKAANMPLYQLLGGASREGVMVYCHTTGHTVDDVLEDYARHKEMGFKAIRVQCGVPGMKTTYGMAKGKGQAYEPATKGQWPEEQLWSTEKYLDFTPKLFEAVRNTFGFNEHLLHDMHHRLTPIEAARFGKSIEDYRLFWMEDPTPAENQECFRLIRQHTVTPIAVGEVFNSIWDCKQLIEEQLIDYIRTTITHAGGITGMRRIADFASLYQVRTGSHGPSDLSPVCMAAALHFDLWVPNFGVQEYMGYSEQMLEVFPHNWTFDNGYMHPGEKPGLGIEFDEKLAAKYPYDPAYLPVARLEDGTLWNW; from the coding sequence ATGAAGATTGTAGGGGCTGAGGTTTTTGTCACCTGTCCGGGACGTAACTTTGTCACACTGAAGATTACGACCGAGGACGGTATCACCGGTCTTGGAGACGCCACGCTGAATGGACGTGAGTTATCCGTCGCGTCTTACCTGAAAGATCATCTTTGCCCACAGTTGATCGGTCGTGATGCGCACCGCATCGAAGATATCTGGCAGTTCTTTTATAAAGGCGCGTACTGGCGTCGTGGCCCGGTGACCATGTCTGCTATCTCCGCCGTCGACATGGCGCTGTGGGATATCAAAGCGAAAGCCGCCAACATGCCGCTGTATCAACTGCTTGGCGGCGCATCACGCGAAGGGGTGATGGTTTATTGTCACACCACCGGTCACACCGTGGATGATGTGCTGGAAGACTATGCACGCCATAAAGAGATGGGCTTCAAAGCCATTCGCGTTCAGTGCGGCGTGCCAGGTATGAAAACCACCTACGGCATGGCAAAGGGAAAAGGGCAGGCCTATGAACCCGCCACGAAAGGACAGTGGCCGGAAGAGCAACTGTGGTCGACGGAAAAGTATCTTGATTTCACGCCGAAACTGTTCGAGGCGGTGCGCAATACGTTCGGCTTTAACGAGCATCTCCTTCACGACATGCACCACCGCCTGACACCCATAGAAGCGGCGCGCTTTGGTAAAAGCATTGAAGATTATCGCCTTTTCTGGATGGAAGATCCGACGCCTGCCGAGAACCAGGAGTGTTTCCGATTGATCCGTCAGCACACGGTGACCCCGATTGCCGTCGGTGAAGTCTTCAACAGCATCTGGGACTGCAAGCAGCTTATTGAAGAACAGCTCATCGATTATATCCGCACCACGATCACCCATGCGGGCGGGATCACCGGCATGCGTCGCATCGCCGACTTCGCTTCGCTCTACCAGGTGCGTACCGGTTCACACGGCCCGTCCGATCTTTCTCCGGTTTGTATGGCCGCTGCGCTGCATTTTGACCTGTGGGTACCGAACTTTGGCGTGCAGGAATACATGGGCTATTCCGAACAGATGCTGGAAGTCTTCCCGCACAACTGGACCTTTGACAACGGCTATATGCATCCGGGCGAGAAGCCGGGACTGGGTATCGAGTTCGATGAAAAACTGGCGGCGAAATATCCCTATGACCCCGCCTATCTGCCGGTTGCCCGGCTTGAAGATGGCACCTTGTGGAACTGGTAA
- a CDS encoding YnfC family lipoprotein, which produces MKKQIFLLSLGVALVGCDNSATPLSFTPEMASFSNEFDFDPLRGPVKDFSQTLLNEKGEVTKRVNGTLSEEGCFDSLELHDLENNTAVALVLDANYYRDAETLEKKVRLQGKCQLAELPSAGVVWDTDDNGFVVAATGKEMKVQYRYDAEGYPLGKTTISKDQTLSVSAKPSTDPRKKLDYTAVSLLNDHPLGNVKQTCDYDRHANPTDCTLVIVDESVKPAVEHNYTIKNTIDYY; this is translated from the coding sequence GTGAAAAAACAGATATTTCTTTTGTCGCTTGGTGTTGCGCTGGTGGGATGTGACAACAGCGCAACGCCGCTCTCCTTTACGCCGGAAATGGCCAGTTTTTCTAATGAATTTGACTTTGATCCCTTACGCGGGCCGGTAAAAGACTTCAGCCAGACGTTGCTTAATGAGAAGGGAGAAGTGACGAAGCGCGTCAACGGTACGTTGTCTGAAGAAGGTTGTTTTGACTCGCTTGAGTTGCACGATCTCGAAAACAATACCGCTGTAGCGCTGGTGCTGGACGCGAACTATTATCGCGATGCCGAAACGCTGGAGAAAAAGGTGCGTTTGCAGGGGAAATGTCAGTTGGCGGAACTGCCGTCAGCGGGTGTCGTCTGGGATACCGATGATAATGGTTTTGTGGTTGCGGCAACGGGAAAAGAGATGAAAGTCCAGTACCGCTATGATGCGGAAGGGTATCCGCTCGGCAAGACCACGATCAGCAAGGACCAGACGTTATCCGTCAGCGCGAAACCCTCGACCGATCCGCGCAAGAAGCTGGATTACACGGCGGTGAGTCTGCTTAACGATCACCCTTTGGGGAACGTTAAACAGACCTGCGACTATGACCGTCATGCCAATCCCACCGACTGTACGCTGGTGATCGTCGATGAAAGCGTCAAACCCGCGGTCGAGCACAACTACACGATCAAAAATACCATCGATTACTATTGA
- the dmsB gene encoding dimethylsulfoxide reductase iron-sulfur subunit DmsB, which produces MTTQYGFFIDSSRCTGCKTCELACKDYKDLTPDVSFRRIYEYAGGDWQEDNGVWHQNVFAYYLSIACNHCEDPACTKVCPSGAMHKREDGFVVVDEDVCIGCRYCHMACPYGAPQYNAAKGHMTKCDGCHDRVADGKKPICVESCPLRALDFGPIDELRQKHGDLAAVAPLPGAHFTKPSIVIKPNANSRPTGDTTGYLANPKEV; this is translated from the coding sequence ATGACAACTCAGTATGGATTTTTTATTGATTCCAGCCGTTGCACCGGGTGCAAAACCTGCGAACTGGCCTGCAAGGACTACAAGGATTTAACCCCGGACGTCAGCTTCCGCCGCATTTATGAATATGCGGGCGGAGACTGGCAGGAAGACAATGGCGTCTGGCACCAGAACGTGTTTGCCTACTATCTCTCTATTGCCTGTAACCACTGTGAAGATCCGGCCTGTACCAAGGTCTGTCCGAGCGGGGCGATGCACAAACGGGAAGACGGCTTTGTGGTCGTTGATGAAGATGTCTGCATCGGCTGTCGTTATTGCCATATGGCCTGTCCGTACGGCGCGCCGCAGTACAATGCCGCCAAAGGTCACATGACCAAGTGCGACGGCTGTCATGACCGCGTGGCGGACGGCAAGAAACCTATCTGTGTGGAGTCCTGCCCGCTGCGGGCGCTGGACTTCGGTCCGATTGACGAACTGCGTCAGAAACACGGCGATCTGGCTGCGGTTGCTCCGCTTCCAGGCGCGCACTTCACCAAACCGAGTATTGTAATTAAACCGAATGCCAACAGCCGCCCGACCGGGGATACCACCGGTTATCTGGCGAATCCGAAGGAGGTCTGA
- a CDS encoding DUF1283 family protein: protein MNITLRKRLCLTAMLLLGAVVYTATAQAETSRLVIESGDSALSRQQAAMQKEQWDDTRSLRQKVNKRAEKEWDKADAAFDNRDSCEQSANLNAYWEPNTLRCLDRRTGRVIAP from the coding sequence ATGAACATTACGCTTCGCAAACGCCTGTGCCTGACGGCAATGCTGCTGCTGGGTGCTGTCGTCTACACCGCGACCGCGCAGGCTGAGACCAGCCGACTGGTGATTGAATCAGGCGATAGCGCCCTGAGCCGTCAACAGGCGGCCATGCAAAAAGAACAGTGGGATGACACGCGCAGTCTGCGTCAGAAAGTGAACAAACGCGCGGAAAAAGAGTGGGATAAAGCGGATGCCGCCTTTGATAACCGCGACAGCTGCGAACAGAGCGCCAACCTGAATGCGTACTGGGAACCGAACACCCTGCGCTGTCTGGATCGTCGCACCGGTCGCGTGATTGCCCCTTGA
- a CDS encoding dimethyl sulfoxide reductase anchor subunit family protein, with amino-acid sequence MGNGWHEWPLVLFTVLGQCVVGALIVCGAGWLAMKDDAAARQRLVRSMFFLWLVMGLGFLASIMHLGSPMRAFNSLNRIGASGLSNEIAAGSVFFAVGGIWWLVAVLGKMPPALGKLWLLVSMVLGVVFVWAMTRVYLIDTVPTWYTGYTTLAFFMTVLLSGPLFAALLLRASRVTFNGTLFASISVLALLVSVAVIVLQGMSLATIHSSVQQASALVPDYASLQVWRVVLVAAGLGCWICPLVRRKEPHVAGLLLGLLLVLGGEIIGRGLFYGLHMTVGMAVAG; translated from the coding sequence ATGGGAAATGGATGGCATGAATGGCCGCTGGTGCTGTTTACGGTACTCGGCCAGTGCGTCGTGGGCGCGCTGATTGTCTGTGGAGCAGGCTGGTTGGCGATGAAAGACGATGCCGCCGCCCGGCAACGACTGGTTCGCAGCATGTTTTTTCTCTGGCTGGTGATGGGGCTGGGATTCCTGGCGTCAATCATGCACCTGGGGTCGCCGATGCGGGCATTCAACTCACTCAATCGCATTGGCGCATCCGGGTTGAGCAATGAAATCGCCGCAGGCTCCGTCTTTTTCGCGGTGGGTGGAATCTGGTGGCTGGTCGCCGTTCTGGGTAAAATGCCGCCCGCGCTGGGTAAACTCTGGCTGCTGGTCAGTATGGTACTGGGGGTCGTCTTCGTCTGGGCAATGACCCGGGTTTACCTGATCGATACCGTGCCGACCTGGTATACTGGCTATACGACGCTGGCGTTCTTCATGACGGTGTTGCTCAGCGGCCCGCTGTTCGCAGCATTGCTGCTGCGGGCGTCCCGTGTCACCTTTAATGGAACCCTGTTTGCCAGTATCAGCGTGCTGGCGCTACTGGTCAGCGTGGCGGTCATCGTCCTGCAGGGCATGTCGCTGGCAACCATTCACAGTTCGGTTCAGCAGGCTTCCGCGCTGGTGCCGGATTACGCCTCTCTGCAGGTATGGCGCGTGGTGCTGGTCGCTGCCGGACTGGGCTGCTGGATCTGCCCGCTGGTACGCCGTAAAGAGCCGCATGTCGCCGGGTTGCTGTTGGGGCTGCTCCTCGTGCTTGGCGGCGAAATCATTGGCCGCGGCCTGTTTTATGGCCTGCATATGACCGTCGGTATGGCGGTGGCAGGTTAA
- the dmsD gene encoding Tat proofreading chaperone DmsD, with translation MTDFTQRDDFAMTARVLGALFYYAPDSAEAAPLVSALTADDWQTQWPLAAETLSPLATDFTRVSDESLPEAFQRLFVGPYALPSPPWGSVWLDRENVLFGESTLALRQWMRDNGIHVETEQNEPEDHFGSLLLMAAWLAESGRHSECEQLLAWHLFPWSSRFLDVFIENAGHPFYQALGKLAHHTLAQWRSQLLTPVAEKTLYR, from the coding sequence ATGACTGATTTTACTCAACGTGATGATTTTGCGATGACGGCACGCGTGCTGGGGGCGCTGTTTTACTACGCCCCCGACAGCGCCGAAGCCGCGCCTCTGGTGTCTGCGTTAACCGCTGATGACTGGCAGACACAATGGCCGCTGGCAGCGGAAACCCTGTCCCCGCTGGCAACGGACTTTACACGCGTCAGCGATGAGTCACTTCCCGAGGCATTCCAGCGCCTGTTCGTGGGACCCTACGCGTTACCGTCGCCGCCCTGGGGATCGGTCTGGCTAGATCGTGAAAATGTCCTGTTTGGCGAATCGACGCTGGCCCTGCGTCAGTGGATGCGCGACAACGGTATTCACGTCGAGACAGAGCAGAACGAACCCGAAGATCATTTCGGCTCGTTGTTACTGATGGCGGCGTGGCTGGCGGAAAGTGGCCGACACAGCGAATGCGAACAACTGCTGGCGTGGCATCTGTTCCCCTGGTCATCCCGCTTTCTGGACGTCTTTATTGAGAACGCCGGTCATCCTTTTTATCAGGCACTCGGTAAACTGGCGCATCACACCCTGGCACAGTGGCGGTCTCAGTTGCTGACACCGGTGGCAGAAAAAACGCTCTACCGCTAA
- a CDS encoding DUF1161 domain-containing protein translates to MMKLSRGLLTGILLTASPLVFAAPDSCERVKSDIEQRIINNGVPEANFTLSIVPNDQADQPDSQVVGHCANDTHKILYTRTSSGNAPASTTPSQEGANAEPQ, encoded by the coding sequence ATGATGAAATTATCCCGAGGACTACTGACAGGCATTCTGCTGACCGCCTCCCCGCTGGTTTTTGCCGCCCCTGACTCCTGCGAACGCGTCAAGAGTGATATTGAGCAGCGCATCATCAATAACGGCGTGCCGGAGGCCAACTTCACCCTGAGTATTGTGCCAAACGATCAGGCTGACCAACCGGATTCACAGGTCGTCGGACATTGCGCTAACGACACACATAAAATTCTTTACACCCGGACCAGCAGTGGTAATGCCCCTGCCAGCACCACGCCTTCTCAGGAAGGCGCCAACGCCGAACCCCAGTAA
- a CDS encoding YnfA family protein has product MLKTTLLFFATALCEIIGCFLPWLWLKRGATVWLLLPAGVALALFVWLLTLHPAASGRVYAAYGGVYVCTALIWLRVVDGVKLSLYDWSGALIALCGMLIIVAGWGRG; this is encoded by the coding sequence ATGCTTAAAACCACGCTGCTTTTTTTTGCCACTGCGCTTTGCGAAATTATCGGTTGCTTTCTTCCCTGGCTCTGGCTGAAGCGGGGAGCCACCGTCTGGTTGTTGTTACCCGCAGGCGTTGCGCTGGCGCTTTTCGTCTGGCTGCTGACGCTGCATCCTGCCGCCAGCGGTCGGGTGTATGCCGCGTACGGTGGCGTTTATGTCTGTACCGCACTGATCTGGCTGCGCGTGGTCGATGGCGTCAAACTCAGCCTGTATGACTGGAGCGGGGCGCTCATCGCACTGTGCGGAATGCTGATTATTGTAGCGGGATGGGGGCGCGGCTAA
- the ynfF gene encoding selenate/tellurate reductase subunit YnfF translates to MKITTPEALMKANISRRSLVKSSAIGSLALASSAFTLPFTSIARAADGMTPAPVEEKAVWSSCTVNCGSRCLLRLHVKDDTVYWVESDTTGNDEYGNHQVRACLRGRSIRRRMNHPDRLKYPMKRVGKRGEGKFERISWDEALDTIGDNLKRILKAYGNEAVHVLYGTGVDGGNITNSNVPYRLMNSCGGYLSRYGSYSTAQISAAMSYMFGSNDGNSPDDIANTKLVVMFGNNPAETRMSGGGVTYYVEQARERSNARMIVIDPRYNDTAAGREDEWLPIRPGTDGALAAAIAWVLITEDLVDKPFLDKYCVGYDETTLPADAPRNAHYKAYILGEGPDGIAKTPEWASHITSIPADKIIQLAREIGSAKPAYICQGWGPQRHSNGEQTARAIAMLSVLTGNVGINGGNSGVREGTWDLGVEWFSMLDNPVKTQISVFTWTDAIDHGTEMTATRDGVRGKDKLDVPIKFMWCYASNTLINQHGNIAHTHDVLQDDSKCEMIVGIEHFMTASAKYCDILLPDLMPTEQEDLISHESAGNMGYVILGQPATSAKFERKPIYWMLSEIARRLGPDVYQTFTEGRSQHEWVKYLHAKTKERNPEMPDYEEMKQTGIFKKKCPEEHYVAFRAFREDPTANPLKTPSGKIEIYSARLATIANTWELKQDEIIHPLPAYAPGFDGWDDPIRKTYPLQLTGFHYKARTHSSYGNIDVLQQACPQEIWINPIDASARGIQHGDTVRVFNNNGQMLIPAKVTPRILPGVTAIGQGAWLKADMFGDQIDHGGSINILTSHRPSPLAKGNPSHSNLVQVEKV, encoded by the coding sequence ATGAAAATCACCACGCCTGAGGCCCTCATGAAGGCCAATATCAGCCGCCGTAGTCTGGTGAAATCATCCGCTATTGGCAGCCTTGCGCTTGCCAGTAGCGCTTTCACCCTTCCTTTCACCAGTATCGCCCGCGCCGCCGACGGCATGACGCCAGCGCCGGTCGAAGAAAAAGCGGTCTGGAGTTCCTGTACCGTCAACTGCGGAAGTCGCTGCCTGCTGCGTCTGCATGTTAAAGATGACACCGTTTACTGGGTTGAATCTGACACTACCGGCAACGATGAGTACGGAAACCACCAGGTTCGCGCCTGTCTGCGCGGTCGCTCAATACGTCGCCGCATGAACCATCCGGACCGTTTGAAATATCCAATGAAACGTGTTGGTAAACGCGGCGAAGGGAAATTTGAGCGTATCTCCTGGGATGAAGCGCTGGATACCATCGGCGACAACCTGAAGCGGATCCTGAAAGCGTATGGCAATGAGGCGGTTCACGTACTGTACGGCACCGGTGTCGACGGCGGCAACATTACCAACTCCAACGTCCCTTACCGTCTGATGAACTCCTGTGGTGGCTATCTTAGCCGTTATGGCAGTTACAGTACCGCGCAAATCAGCGCCGCCATGAGCTACATGTTTGGCAGTAACGATGGCAACAGCCCGGATGACATTGCCAACACGAAACTGGTGGTGATGTTTGGCAACAACCCAGCGGAAACCCGCATGAGTGGCGGCGGCGTCACTTATTATGTTGAACAGGCTCGCGAACGTTCAAATGCGCGAATGATAGTGATCGATCCGCGCTATAACGACACCGCCGCCGGACGTGAAGACGAATGGCTGCCCATCCGCCCCGGTACGGATGGCGCACTGGCGGCTGCGATTGCCTGGGTGCTGATTACGGAAGATCTGGTCGATAAACCGTTCCTCGACAAATATTGCGTCGGCTACGATGAAACCACCCTGCCTGCCGACGCGCCGCGTAACGCGCATTACAAGGCCTATATCCTCGGTGAAGGCCCGGACGGCATTGCCAAAACACCGGAGTGGGCTTCTCATATCACCAGTATTCCGGCGGATAAAATCATTCAACTGGCGCGTGAAATTGGTTCGGCGAAGCCGGCCTATATTTGCCAGGGCTGGGGACCTCAGCGTCACTCCAACGGCGAGCAAACCGCGCGGGCGATCGCCATGCTGTCGGTGCTCACCGGTAACGTCGGTATCAACGGCGGCAACTCAGGCGTCCGTGAAGGCACCTGGGATCTCGGTGTGGAATGGTTTTCGATGCTTGATAACCCGGTGAAAACGCAAATCTCCGTCTTCACCTGGACCGACGCTATCGATCACGGCACCGAAATGACCGCCACACGCGACGGCGTGCGTGGTAAAGACAAGCTGGATGTTCCTATCAAATTCATGTGGTGTTACGCCAGTAATACGCTGATTAACCAGCATGGCAATATCGCCCACACTCATGACGTGCTACAGGACGACAGCAAGTGCGAAATGATTGTCGGCATCGAACATTTCATGACGGCATCGGCGAAGTACTGCGACATTCTGCTACCGGATTTAATGCCGACCGAGCAGGAAGACCTGATTTCTCACGAATCCGCCGGCAACATGGGCTATGTGATCCTCGGTCAGCCCGCGACTTCAGCGAAGTTTGAAAGAAAACCGATCTACTGGATGCTCAGTGAAATCGCCCGCCGACTCGGCCCGGACGTCTACCAGACATTCACTGAAGGACGCTCGCAGCATGAATGGGTGAAATACCTGCATGCGAAGACCAAAGAACGCAATCCAGAAATGCCGGATTACGAAGAGATGAAGCAAACCGGTATCTTCAAGAAAAAATGCCCGGAAGAACATTACGTCGCCTTCCGCGCCTTCCGTGAAGACCCCACTGCTAACCCGCTGAAAACGCCGTCAGGGAAAATTGAAATTTACTCTGCGCGACTGGCCACTATCGCCAATACCTGGGAACTGAAGCAGGATGAGATAATCCATCCTTTGCCCGCCTATGCACCCGGTTTTGACGGCTGGGACGATCCGATCCGCAAAACGTACCCGCTGCAGCTCACCGGATTCCATTACAAGGCGCGCACTCACTCCAGTTACGGCAACATTGATGTCCTGCAACAAGCTTGCCCACAGGAGATCTGGATTAACCCGATCGATGCCAGTGCGCGTGGGATTCAACACGGCGACACCGTCCGGGTGTTTAACAATAACGGTCAGATGCTGATCCCTGCCAAAGTGACCCCACGCATTCTGCCCGGTGTCACGGCCATCGGTCAGGGTGCGTGGCTCAAAGCCGACATGTTTGGTGATCAAATAGACCACGGCGGCTCCATTAACATCCTGACGTCGCACCGCCCTTCGCCGCTGGCCAAAGGCAATCCTTCGCACAGTAATCTTGTTCAGGTTGAAAAGGTCTAA